DNA sequence from the Rhizobium sp. NXC14 genome:
CGTGGCAATACAAGAAGGTGTTGAAGTTCATCGAAGATCATCTTTCTGAAACGATCAGGATCGAGGAACTCGCAGATCTTGCCCGCTTGAGCAGCAGTCACTTTTCTCGGGCCTTTCGGGCAACGGTTGGCCAGTCACCTTACGACTATGTTCTCGGCCGCCGGATGGCTTTCGCCAAGCAACTGATGGCGAAGACAGACGCTTCCCTGAGCGAAATTGCGCTGGACTGCGGAATGTCCGACCAAGCACATCTCTGCAAGGTTTTTCGCCGTACTTTCGGAACGACGCCGAACGCCTGGCGAAAGCCCCAGCGGACAGAAGCGAAACGCACCCTCCATTGAAACATCTCGACGCTCGTCACCGCCGGCATTCGGGCGGTGACGCTCCGCATCATTTGTGAATGAGGGAACCTGTAACCGCCCCCTGCCGGCGCTTACAGGTTTTCTGTTATCGGCCGGCATCGTCTGCGGACGCTCATGCAAGATTTGAGCGTCTGAATAGGGGGGCGCCTGCCCTCACACATCTTCCAGGCAGCGAATGAGATCATCGGCGAGGATTGGCTTCTGCAGCAGCTCCCGAGCTCCGCCCGTTATCGCGCGTTGACGCAACATGTCGTCTCGCAACGCTGTCATCATGACGACCGGAATACCGGGACGCTGGGCGCGAACAACATTTTGCAGATCAAGCCCACTCATGCCAGGCATATTGATGTCGGTTAAGAGGACATCGACACGATCCTTATGGGGAGATTCCAAAAATGCTTCTCCGGATCCGAACGCAAGGACATCATAGCCCATCGCCTCAAGGAACCCGGATGTGCCCTCAAGCAGCGCCTCGTCGTCATCAACGATAGCAATGGTTTTCTTGCCGAGGAACACCGGCGACGTCCTTTCCGCAACACGTTCAGTCATATCGGTAAAATAGCCTGTCGCTGGCTTCCCGATAATTATACAATCGTATGGCCATATGCCGAACCGATCATAAACCGACCGATGCGGCAGGCTGATCTTACGAATGCATTCGGCGAGTTATGGTTGCGTCAGCCGGTTTTAAGCAGCTCCGCTTTACGAACCAGGTCGGCGACCGAAGCCGACTTCATCTTGCGCATGACATTGCCGCGGTGGATCTTGACGGTGATCTCGCTCAACTGCAGCTCATGGGCGATCTGCTTGTTCAACAGACCCCGGACAACGGCATCCATGACCTGCGTCTCGCGCGGCGTCAGAGCGGCTGCAAGCTTGCTGATTTCCATCGTTGCAGACCATTGCGAATGTTGCTCTCGGTCTTTCTCGATCGCGGCAGTCACAGCATCTATGATGTCCTGATCCCGGAATGGCTTCTGCAGAAAGTCAAGCG
Encoded proteins:
- a CDS encoding AraC family transcriptional regulator; this encodes MTAAANISWTNNADAVRSRIATGAHPSAMDADIAKMPAFFPDASTEVVRGGLAPWQYKKVLKFIEDHLSETIRIEELADLARLSSSHFSRAFRATVGQSPYDYVLGRRMAFAKQLMAKTDASLSEIALDCGMSDQAHLCKVFRRTFGTTPNAWRKPQRTEAKRTLH
- a CDS encoding response regulator, whose translation is MTERVAERTSPVFLGKKTIAIVDDDEALLEGTSGFLEAMGYDVLAFGSGEAFLESPHKDRVDVLLTDINMPGMSGLDLQNVVRAQRPGIPVVMMTALRDDMLRQRAITGGARELLQKPILADDLIRCLEDV
- a CDS encoding response regulator transcription factor, whose translation is MTDATPLVTIVDDDEGMRESVGEILRSVGIESVGFGSTAELLAATLPDRLGCLILDVRLPGLSGLELQAKLASTGNRKPIIFMSGYGDVPMTVRAMKAGALDFLQKPFRDQDIIDAVTAAIEKDREQHSQWSATMEISKLAAALTPRETQVMDAVVRGLLNKQIAHELQLSEITVKIHRGNVMRKMKSASVADLVRKAELLKTG